The Rhinopithecus roxellana isolate Shanxi Qingling chromosome 13, ASM756505v1, whole genome shotgun sequence genome contains a region encoding:
- the LOC115892649 gene encoding cystatin-9-like translates to MSSAQRRRALPWALSLLLMGFQLLVTYAWCSEEEMGGNNKIVQDPMFLTTVGFALNTFNLQSKEEHAYRLLRVLSSWREDSMDRNWRGKMVFSTNLQLRQTVCWKFEDDIDNCPFQESPELNNVRQGISFPQVHNCGCCMGCSVGTGAADKAILSDKGK, encoded by the exons ATGTCGAGTGCACAGAGGAGGAGGGCTCTGCCCTGGGCACTGTCACTGCTTCTCATGGGCTTCCAGCTCTTGGTGACCTATGCCTGGTGTTCTGAAGAGGAAATGGGTGGTAATAATAAAATAGTCCAGGATCCTATGTTCCTCACCACAGTGGGGTTTGCCTTGAACACTTTCAACTTGCAGAGTAAGGAGGAGCATGCCTACAGGCTGTTGCGCGTTCTGAGTTCATGGAGAGAGGATAGCATGGACAGAAAT TGGCGAGGTAAGATGGTGTTCTCCACGAATCTGCAACTGCGCCAAACTGTATGTTGGAAATTTGAAGATGATATTGACAACTGCCCTTTTCAAGAAAGCCCGGAGCTGAACAATGTAAGACAGGGCATCAGCTTTCCTCAGGTCCACAACTGCGGATGCTGCATGGGGTGTAGTGTGGGCACAGGAGCAGCTGACAAAGCCATTCTGAGCGACAAAGGCAAGTGA